Below is a window of Burkholderia multivorans ATCC BAA-247 DNA.
GCGGCGTCGCGCAGCCCCGCGACCAGCCCTTGCCCGACAAAGGGCGGCGTAATATGCGCCGCGTCCCCCGCCAGAAAGACACGTCCCTGGCTGAACGCATTCACGGTCCGCGCGTGAAAGCGGTAGACCGCCTTGCGCTCGATCACCATGTCGTCGACGTTGCCCCACGGCGCAAGCAGTTCGCGAATGCGCGCGTCGGATTCCATCTCCTCGCGCGTTTCGCCGGGGCGCAGCATGAATTCCCAGCGCTCGCGCGCGCCGGGGGCCACCATGTGCGGCGTCGGCCGCCGGTGATCGCAAATGAATTCGACATGGTCGATCGGGCGGGGGACGTTGCGCGCGTCCACGATGAGCCAGTCCTCCATGAAGGTCTTGCCCTTGAACTCCTGCCCGATCAATTGACGGACGAGCGAACTCGCGCCGTCGGCGCCGATCACGTAACCGGCCCGGACGGTGTGGGTCCGTCCCTGCCCGAGATCCAGCGTTGCCGCGACCGCGTCGTGCCCGGCTTCGATGCCGAGCAGCGACACGCCGAGCGCCGTTTGCGCGCACGCGTATCGCTGCAGGCGGCGCCGCAGACAGCGTTCGAGGGTCGGCTGATAGAACGTCACGAGCTTGGGATGCCCGTCGATGCTGCCGAGCGTCTCGGCCTTGCCGAACTCTCCCAGCAGCGGCGAATGCATCCGCACACATGGGATCGCCACGGTTTCCAGTTCGTGCTCCGTCATACCGATGAGTTGCAGGATGCGCAACGCTTCGTTATCGAGGGCGATCGCCCGGGGCGCCATATAGATGTCGGTCGCCTTGTCGATGACGAGCACGTTCACGCCGTCGCGCGCGAGCAGATTGGCTGCCGCCGCGCCGACCGGCCCGAAGCCGACGACGAGTACATCGACGCTCGACGGCAGCGCGTCGACGCTCTCCCGGTCGCGACCGAGCGGCGCGTCGACGCCGCCGTTCGTCTGCACATTTGTCTCCACATGCACTCCAGTAATCGATCCGCCCGGCTCGGTTCGGCCGGTAAATGACATTCAACTCATAATTGATAACTTTGTCAATCATGATGTTTGAGTCTATACTCGGGCTTCGATGCACGACCGTGATGCCATGCCGAATTCACCGAAGTCCCGCCTGGACAAGCGCCCTGCAGAGGGCACCTCCGACCTCGCCACCCCGGAACGCGAGCCGCGCGGCGCCCGCCGCAAGCGCGAAACGCGGGCGCGGCTGCTGGAAGCCGCGCTCGGGCTGATGGCGGAAAAAGGGGCGGAAGGCGTGGCGATCAACGAGATCACCGAGGCGGCCGACGTCGGATTCGGCTCGTTCTACAACCACTTCGAATCGAAAGAAGCGATCTATGCAGCGCTCGTGGACTGGGTATTCGAGGAATTTGCCGATACGCTCGACCGCGCCGCGGCAGACCTGTCGGATCCCGCCGAAGTCATTTCGGTATCGGTTCGACACACGTTGCTGCGCGCGCGGCGCGAACCGGTCTGGGGGCAATTCCTGATCCGCGAGGGTTTATCCGCGCGTGCGTTGAGCCACG
It encodes the following:
- a CDS encoding bifunctional 3-(3-hydroxy-phenyl)propionate/3-hydroxycinnamic acid hydroxylase, which gives rise to MQTNGGVDAPLGRDRESVDALPSSVDVLVVGFGPVGAAAANLLARDGVNVLVIDKATDIYMAPRAIALDNEALRILQLIGMTEHELETVAIPCVRMHSPLLGEFGKAETLGSIDGHPKLVTFYQPTLERCLRRRLQRYACAQTALGVSLLGIEAGHDAVAATLDLGQGRTHTVRAGYVIGADGASSLVRQLIGQEFKGKTFMEDWLIVDARNVPRPIDHVEFICDHRRPTPHMVAPGARERWEFMLRPGETREEMESDARIRELLAPWGNVDDMVIERKAVYRFHARTVNAFSQGRVFLAGDAAHITPPFVGQGLVAGLRDAANLCWKLASVIHGRAAPRILATYDQERRPHVKAMIRFAKLMGRLVMPRNAGVALLTHGLMRATRLVPKWRAYFEELEIKPANACRRGLFVPGRTRSGLVRGAVLPQGWVRGTDGRTCLSDDVQGAGLTLIGFGRDAAAALDSGTAAAFAAVGGTVVQIAHRGQRLHLTASGSWEDLEGVFLPRAVPLGWAAVVRPDRVIVHDGPASEANRLVAESLALLGMPIGTTSSVTEPVQSSV
- a CDS encoding TetR/AcrR family transcriptional regulator; translation: MPNSPKSRLDKRPAEGTSDLATPEREPRGARRKRETRARLLEAALGLMAEKGAEGVAINEITEAADVGFGSFYNHFESKEAIYAALVDWVFEEFADTLDRAAADLSDPAEVISVSVRHTLLRARREPVWGQFLIREGLSARALSHGLGQRLLRDVQKGASAGRFDVADPLMSVLSVGGTVLAAIAADLQFAIPSSPMTRGFGTRGFGNEDFPERAATVLLQGLGLSRADAEEIAHRPLPAVSTDAHAR